One Saccharomycodes ludwigii strain NBRC 1722 chromosome VI, whole genome shotgun sequence DNA segment encodes these proteins:
- the STE12 gene encoding homeodomain family transcription factor STE12 (similar to Saccharomyces cerevisiae YHR084W | STE12 | STErile) — translation MTSKDNNESSKSSPQQQVEQKHHQHKPTPLNITDSHINTAPFPLLSTAISRTTTSNQSSPQHDEVCDNLKLIEDLKFFLATAPANWQENQIIRRYYLSNDDGFISCVFWNNLYYITGTDIVRCCLYRMEKFGRKIIDKKKFEEGIFSDLRNLKTGQDATLEQPKSDFLQFLHKNMCLRTQKKQKVFFWFSVQHDKIFADALERDLKRELIGQKSTTMAMKEPALSFKYSEVSNSTLYDQLATHMDFKRMITPLNSGGIENDSNNNNNTALNPDTKNDNNKPVDQNHIHSTVSHLTNISANGNIVPQELMNHSNIRTQNLMENNTSAVKLTLDTSLSTSNIKGLPQHTSATLYPSPNQLYKTALKKLTSGLSMENKLLNITAEPQKPQSNEDSTTKKCKKMANVNADNKTTGENEETADVTIQQDLEHEGSEEDSHRQPTFKKNYLNEDDFPLDYFPIEIEYPKSAKEQETPAFKKITTSFFYDNIDNLQPQPLHSALSSNNANGYGVAIIPPNSSKSAHHSIVTEDVLNVVGLEEEKKPLKQFTVQHDQQGNATSIEPQVIEADADADIITNNPVTTTLMENAENNENFVLNTKEHVINKSINLEVPPQDYSVQQHNFLDYITATNANAYEQYLFANYYQLHPYTSGLSQPAFPYCGFAPPALPSQSYYPPDLLYGAAAAAAAFAPNNNSNNNNNNGGGGGSVSACNNNNNGFQQQLFQNTLVPKDNGSGVKMTRENINNASVNKYDNDNDSDEHLVPQSINVPMNVNNMNNNNGGMLTGIYPQFTPLYNRFFPYPMMSTSPITAIPPNITVNNVPPQFNSGVQINPSQQILLQQQQQKQKSHATGNTTGKVYKKNNTHK, via the coding sequence ATGACAtcaaaagataataatgaatCATCAAAGTCATCACCTCAACAACAAGTCGAACAAAAACACCATCAGCACAAACCAACACCTTTAAATATAACAGATTCACATATTAATACTGCCCCATTCCCACTTCTATCTACCGCCATAAGTAGAACCACTACTTCTAATCAATCATCTCCACAGCATGATGAAGTCTGTGATAATTTAAAGCTAATTGAagatttaaagttttttttggcaACTGCTCCAGCAAATTGGCAGGAAAATCAAATTATTAGAAGATACTATTTAAGCAATGATGACGGATTCATATCGTGTGTATTTTGGAATAATTTGTATTATATAACAGGAACTGATATCGTTAGATGTTGTTTATATAGGATGGAAAAATTCGgcagaaaaattattgataaaaaaaagtttgaaGAAGGTATATTTTCAGACCTAAGAAATTTGAAAACCGGACAAGATGCAACTTTGGAACAACCAAAATCAGATTTCTTGCAGTTTTTACACAAAAACATGTGTTTAAGAACTcagaagaaacaaaaagtcTTTTTTTGGTTCAGTGTTCAAcatgataaaatatttgccGACGCACTAGAAAGGGATTTAAAAAGGGAACTTATCGGTCAAAAATCTACAACTATGGCTATGAAGGAACCAGCACTATCCTTTAAATATAGTGAGGTTTCTAATTCTACACTTTACGACCAATTAGCTACACATATGGATTTCAAAAGAATGATTACACCATTAAATAGTGGTGGTATCGAGAatgatagtaataataataataatactgctTTGAATCCCGATACCAAAAATGACAACAATAAACCGGTTGACCAAAATCATATACATTCTACCGTTTCTCATTTGACAAATATCAGCGCCAATGGGAATATAGTGCCGCAGGAGCTGATGAACCATAGTAACATAAGAACACAAAATTTGATGGAAAATAACACTTCTGCTGTTAAATTAACATTAGATACCTCTCTAAGTACCTCAAATATTAAAGGTTTGCCTCAACACACTTCTGCAACCTTATATCCTTCTCCTAATCAATTATATAAAACggcattaaaaaagttaacaTCTGGACTTAGtatggaaaataaattactaAATATCACTGCAGAGCCGCAGAAACCTCAGTCTAATGAAGATTCCAccacaaaaaaatgtaaaaaaatggcAAATGTCAATGcagataataaaactacCGGTGAGAATGAAGAAACCGCAGATGTCACAATACAACAGGATTTGGAACATGAAGGCAGTGAGGAGGATAGTCATAGACAACccacatttaaaaaaaattatttaaatgaagATGATTTCCCATTAGATTATTTCCCAATTGAAATTGAATATCCTAAAAGTGCCAAAGAGCAAGAAACCCCcgcttttaaaaaaataaccacttcctttttttatgacAATATAGACAATTTACAACCGCAACCATTGCACTCAGCCTTGTCTTCTAATAATGCCAACGGTTATGGAGTAGCCATTATCCCACCAAATTCTTCTAAATCGGCACACCATTCTATCGTGACTGAAGACGTTTTGAATGTTGTTGGActggaagaagaaaagaaaccCCTGAAACAATTTACTGTGCAACATGATCAGCAAGGCAATGCCACTTCTATTGAGCCACAAGTTATCGAGGCCGATGCTGACGCTGATATCATAACGAATAACCCAGTAACTACCACTTTAATGGAAAATGCTGAAAATAACGAAAATTTTGTGTTAAATACTAAAGAGCATgtaattaataaatcaattaatttaGAGGTACCACCACAAGACTATTCAGTCCAACAgcataattttttggattatatTACTGCCACTAATGCTAATGCTTATGAgcaatatttatttgcCAATTATTACCAGTTGCATCCATATACGTCTGGATTATCGCAACCTGCTTTCCCATATTGTGGGTTTGCTCCACCAGCTTTGCCATCTCAATCCTATTATCCACCAGATCTTTTATATGGTGcagctgctgctgctgctgcaTTTGCtcctaataataatagtaataataacaataataatggtggtggtggtggtagtGTCTCTGCCtgcaataataacaataatggatttcaacaacaacttttccaaaataCTTTAGTGCCAAAAGATAATGGATCTGGAGTAAAAATGACAAGGgaaaatatcaacaatGCCAGtgttaataaatatgataATGACAATGATAGTGATGAACACTTAGTTCCACAAAGTATCAACGTTCCAATgaatgttaataatatgaataacaataatgggGGTATGCTAACTGGTATATATCCACAGTTTACACCCTTGTATAATAGATTTTTTCCATATCCAATGATGAGTACCTCTCCGATCACTGCTATTCCACCAAACATTACAGTTAACAATGTACCACCACAATTTAATTCTGGCGTTCAAATCAATCCTAGTcaacaaatattattacaacaacagcaacaaaaacagaaaTCGCATGCTACTGGTAATACCACTGGAAAAGTTTACAAAAAGAACAATACTCataaataa
- the IPI1 gene encoding Ipi1p (similar to Saccharomyces cerevisiae YHR085W | IPI1 | Involved in Processing ITS2), with protein sequence MSKKKKTVKQQDFQKKKLKIGKGKVQPSNITNTSFVSKQIKLPNQNKLTSNTRATNLPTLDSVKKLIANKLLLLTHYSPNVRKDSLQVISKNIKILNESCNTNNNALVNGILNKSFKLMCDDDKDVRNAYAELLIEICETYDNGRLLLELNLDKLVLYLFNAMTHITFGIKTNSGMFLKILCKYCPGDILVRRYFIKVLNTFLPVLGWSIDNSDGGSSNNTNTSSNIVVINKNVKSKIINLEALTWFIKMGIEEKDGKEMGKEGDDNFNYNKIVFKKYLLPEYPQPYKHLKLYERDVNMVAGSVADSKTNTLQDLLNLSMEDYNTRLDIFNRYYKPLIEPHLNQLIKEGGELGKMTNNCLKLVSGDGRI encoded by the coding sequence ATGtcgaagaaaaagaaaaccgTTAAGCAACAAgattttcaaaagaaaaaattgaaaataggTAAGGGAAAAGTTCAACCTAGCAATATCACAAACACATCCTTTGTTAGTAAACAAATCAAATTACCTAACCAGAATAAATTAACAAGTAACACAAGGGCTACAAATTTACCAACTCTTGATTCAGTTAAAAAACTAATTGCTAACAAACTATTGTTGTTAACACATTATTCTCCCAACGTAAGAAAGGACAGCTTACAAGTTATAagcaaaaatatcaaaatattaaatgaaagttgtaatactaataataatgcatTAGTTAATGGTATActtaataaaagttttaaactAATGtgtgatgatgataaagaCGTAAGAAATGCATATGCAGAATTGTTAATTGAAATTTGTGAAACTTACGACAATGGTAGATTGTTATTAGAACTAAATTTAGACAAGTtagttttatatttatttaatgcAATGACACATATAACATTTGGTATTAAGACAAATTCCGGTATGTTTCTCAAGATATTATGCAAATATTGTCCTGGTGATATATTGGTTAGaagatattttatcaaagtGTTAAACACTTTTTTACCGGTTTTGGGTTGGAGTATTGACAACAGTGatggtggtagtagtaacaataccaatacAAGTAGTAATATAGTtgtaattaataaaaatgttaaaagtaaaataattaatttggAGGCATTAACCTGGTTTATCAAGATGGGtatagaagaaaaagatggAAAGGAAATGGGGAAAGAGGGAgatgataattttaattacaataaaatagtatttaagaaatatttattaccaGAATATCCTCAACCATATAAACATTTAAAGTTGTACGAACGGGATGTTAATATGGTGGCAGGTAGTGTTGCAGATAGTAAGACCAATACGCTAcaagatttattaaatttatcgATGGAAGATTATAATACAAGAttagatatttttaatcgATATTATAAGCCACTAATTGAGCCACATTTAAACCAATTGATTAAAGAGGGAGGAGAATTGGGTAAGATGACTAAtaattgtttaaaattgGTTTCAGGAGATGGTAGGATTTAA
- the RQC1 gene encoding Rqc1p (similar to Saccharomyces cerevisiae YDR333C | RQC1 | Ribosome Quality Control), giving the protein MSAASFRNLQKLKKFTKNWGGRNGSNMKIVPQGPSLTRILQFSRIKNHWLPTIRGELIMKALTKKELSHILQWQRPNDWNDVIEQDAAYLASNLRYYRFEPLDVDQNSKMLTDFYLSVVLKPDHEAVINLVSSKFPYSIPALLQVAWIFTVQSSDGRTHSNDMVEKALFVFDRCFKNGILFNGVDCQLPFTFFYNRLFYLACFRHIQNLTGRGAFHTAAEWSKVLWSINPTNDPYGCRYFIDYYLILDKDYEFLIKLSRCRLFNQYEEWKTFNLTMSIIYAYYKMDMLTECKAFIHSQVLNQDNNNNNTNDSFIYLLLSFLSKLTHIDVDLDVPSNEDLNQIDIIQLALYEIRKTNSEIYTMEYINFLVAEIKGILGDMENKSKIKPYMKENDDSDATDDYFIYNIPINLIRFVVLSHESSLMAKLPTKLFDNYQLLEYDLLPPRPHTNEDAEILEDISSFIKEKDLNQYAASLLQDEDIMNRIQQLSLQEYIQQNENMAQE; this is encoded by the coding sequence ATGTCTGCAGCTAGTTTTagaaatttacaaaaattgaagaaattTACCAAAAATTGGGGCGGTAGAAATGGTAGCAATATGAAAATTGTACCACAAGGTCCATCTTTAACCAGAATTTTGCAATTTTCTAGAATCAAAAACCACTGGTTACCAACTATAAGAGGAGAGTTGATTATGAAAGCAttaaccaaaaaagaattgagTCACATATTACAATGGCAAAGACCCAATGATTGGAATGATGTTATAGAACAGGATGCTGCATATTTGGCCTCAAATTTACGTTATTACAGATTTGAACCCTTAGATGTTGATCAAAACAGCAAAATGTTAACTGATTTCTATCTAAGTGTTGTTTTGAAACCAGATCATGAAGCCGTTATTAATTTGGTTTCATCAAAATTTCCATATTCTATCCCTGCGTTGTTACAAGTTGCATGGATTTTCACTGTTCAAAGTAGCGATGGTAGAACGCATAGCAACGATATGGTAGAAAAAGCGCTTTTCGTTTTTGACcgttgttttaaaaatggtatACTTTTCAACGGTGTTGATTGTCAATTGCcctttacatttttttataacaGATTGTTCTATCTAGCCTGTTTTAGACATATCCAAAACTTAACTGGTAGAGGTGCTTTTCACACTGCGGCTGAATGGTCTAAAGTTTTGTGGTCCATTAATCCAACCAATGATCCATATGGTTGTAGGTATTTCATTGATTACTACCTGATCTTGGATAAAGATTATGaatttctaataaaattgaGCAGGTGTCGATTATTTAATCAATATGAGGAGTggaaaacttttaatttaacAATGAGTATTATTTATGCGTACTACAAAATGGACATGTTGACAGAGTGCAAGGCATTTATCCACTCACAAGTTTTAAACcaggataataataataataatactaatgacagctttatttatttactacTTTCCTTTTTGTCTAAATTAACACATATCGATGTTGATTTGGACGTTCCAAGCAACGAAGACTTGAACCAAATAGATATCATTCAATTGGCCTTGTATGAAATTAGGAAGACTAACAGTGAAATATACACTATGGAATATATTAACTTTTTGGTTGCTGAAATAAAGGGAATTTTAGGTGACATGGAAAACAAATCCAAAATCAAACCGTATATGAAAGAGAATGATGATAGCGATGCTACTGATgactattttatttataacattcctataaatttaataaggTTTGTTGTGTTATCTCATGAATCTTCATTGATGGCAAAGCTACCTACCAAGTTGTTTGACAATTACCAATTATTAGAATATGACTTGTTACCACCGAGACCACATACTAATGAAGATGCAGAAATTTTAGAAGACATAAGTTCCTttatcaaagaaaaagatttgaaCCAATATGCTGCAAGCTTGTTACAAGATGAAGACATTATGAATAGAATCCAACAATTATCATTACAAGAATATATCcaacaaaatgaaaacatGGCTCAAGAATGA